A single genomic interval of Streptomyces sp. NBC_00663 harbors:
- the treY gene encoding malto-oligosyltrehalose synthase, translating into MTSARPDPAVPTATYRLQLQPEFPFDAAAAAVPYLASLGVSHLHLSPVLEAVPGSPHGYDVVDHARVRGELGGEEGLRALARTAREHGLGLVVDIVPNHMAMAPRHNRALWEVLREGPKSPYARWFDIDWEAQGGQVLLPVLGGPLGAQLEQLVVEGDVLRYYDHVFPLREGTRDLPLPQLLDAQWYRLAWWRLARTELNYRRFFSISELIGVRVEEPEVFEATHAKILQLLHEGVVDGLRIDHPDGLADPDAYLLRLHEATGGRWTVVEKILADGEPLPAAWPVAGTTGYDALRHVDGVFTDPAGFGELLGQYRRFAAPQTDRGGHWEATVRRAAYKVLTHELAAETERLTRVAVRLCATSPEPALRDRAPWALRTALQELLVRLEVYRPYASVDAASVVTEEAAEEARQAFVVPEEAGAVDVVRDLVLGRVGEGPEHTEFRARFAQTSSALRAKSVEDTAFYRYVPLLSATEVGGNPGAPAVSPEEFHAYCARVQRDWPATGTVVSTHDTKRSADVRAALAVLTECPERWADVLAEVTRTGEGVPDAQLAWAAWQTVFGLGPASVERVRGALLKHVREAGLYTSWTEQEPPYEEAVAAFVAAGPCGAPGERVAAFRDALEPSVRANVLGTALVQLTMPGVPDVYQGTEAEYRALVDPDNRRPVAFPPEEPGEKGALTAAALRLRARRPAVFGESATYAPLAAEGVAAAHCLAFARSKEVVTAVTRLSLRLAEAGGWGETRLPLPPGRWADVLAPEREFTGHARVAELFEGLPVALLERVG; encoded by the coding sequence ATGACATCTGCGCGACCCGACCCGGCGGTGCCGACGGCCACCTACCGGCTTCAGCTACAGCCCGAGTTCCCCTTCGACGCCGCCGCGGCGGCCGTACCGTACCTCGCCTCGCTCGGCGTCTCGCACCTGCACCTGTCCCCCGTACTGGAGGCCGTCCCGGGCTCCCCGCACGGCTACGACGTCGTCGACCACGCGCGCGTGCGCGGCGAACTTGGCGGCGAGGAGGGACTGCGCGCGCTCGCGCGGACCGCGCGGGAGCATGGTCTGGGGCTGGTGGTGGACATCGTGCCGAACCACATGGCCATGGCGCCGCGCCACAACCGGGCCCTGTGGGAGGTGCTGCGGGAGGGCCCCAAGTCCCCGTACGCGCGCTGGTTCGACATCGACTGGGAGGCGCAGGGCGGTCAGGTGCTGCTGCCGGTCCTCGGCGGGCCGCTGGGCGCGCAGCTGGAGCAGCTGGTCGTCGAGGGCGACGTCCTGCGCTACTACGACCATGTCTTCCCGCTCCGCGAGGGCACGCGGGACCTGCCGCTGCCGCAGCTGCTCGACGCGCAGTGGTATCGCCTGGCCTGGTGGCGGCTGGCCCGTACTGAGCTCAACTACCGGCGTTTCTTCAGCATCTCGGAGCTGATCGGGGTGCGGGTGGAGGAGCCGGAGGTGTTCGAGGCGACCCACGCCAAGATCCTCCAGCTGCTGCACGAGGGGGTGGTCGACGGGCTGCGGATCGACCATCCCGACGGTCTCGCCGACCCGGACGCGTACCTGCTGCGGCTGCACGAGGCGACCGGCGGGCGCTGGACGGTCGTGGAGAAGATCCTCGCGGACGGCGAGCCGTTGCCGGCCGCCTGGCCCGTCGCGGGGACCACCGGCTATGACGCGCTGCGGCACGTGGACGGGGTGTTCACGGACCCGGCGGGGTTCGGGGAACTCCTCGGCCAGTACCGGCGGTTCGCGGCGCCGCAGACCGATCGGGGCGGGCACTGGGAGGCGACGGTGCGGCGGGCTGCGTACAAGGTGCTCACGCACGAGCTGGCCGCCGAGACCGAGCGGCTCACGCGGGTGGCGGTCCGGCTGTGCGCCACCTCCCCGGAGCCCGCGCTGCGCGACCGTGCGCCCTGGGCGCTGCGTACCGCGCTCCAGGAGCTGCTGGTGCGGCTGGAGGTCTACCGTCCGTACGCCTCGGTCGACGCCGCGTCCGTCGTGACCGAGGAGGCCGCCGAGGAGGCCCGGCAGGCGTTCGTGGTCCCGGAGGAGGCGGGCGCGGTGGACGTCGTACGGGATCTGGTGCTCGGGCGGGTGGGAGAGGGGCCGGAGCACACGGAGTTCCGGGCCCGGTTCGCGCAGACGTCGTCGGCGCTGCGCGCCAAGTCCGTGGAGGACACGGCGTTCTACCGCTATGTGCCGCTGCTGTCGGCGACCGAGGTGGGCGGGAACCCCGGCGCTCCCGCGGTGTCCCCGGAGGAGTTCCACGCCTACTGCGCGCGCGTGCAGCGGGACTGGCCGGCGACCGGGACCGTGGTGTCCACCCATGACACCAAGCGCAGCGCGGACGTGCGGGCCGCGCTGGCGGTGCTCACGGAGTGTCCGGAGCGCTGGGCCGACGTCCTGGCCGAGGTGACCCGTACCGGTGAAGGCGTCCCGGACGCCCAGCTGGCGTGGGCGGCCTGGCAGACGGTGTTCGGGCTGGGGCCGGCGAGCGTGGAGCGGGTGCGGGGGGCGCTGCTGAAGCATGTGCGCGAGGCCGGGCTCTACACCAGCTGGACCGAGCAGGAACCGCCCTACGAGGAGGCGGTGGCGGCCTTCGTGGCGGCGGGACCGTGCGGGGCGCCGGGCGAGCGGGTGGCGGCCTTCCGCGACGCCCTGGAGCCGTCGGTGCGGGCGAACGTGCTCGGCACGGCGCTGGTCCAGCTGACGATGCCGGGGGTGCCCGACGTCTACCAGGGCACGGAGGCCGAGTACCGGGCGCTGGTCGACCCGGACAACCGTCGGCCCGTTGCGTTCCCGCCGGAAGAGCCCGGTGAGAAGGGGGCGTTGACCGCGGCGGCCCTGCGGCTGCGCGCCCGGCGGCCGGCCGTCTTCGGTGAATCGGCGACGTACGCGCCACTGGCCGCCGAGGGTGTGGCGGCGGCCCACTGTCTGGCGTTCGCCCGCTCCAAGGAGGTCGTCACCGCGGTCACCCGGCTGTCGCTGCGGCTGGCGGAGGCGGGCGGCTGGGGCGAGACCCGGTTGCCGCTGCCGCCCGGGCGGTGGGCCGATGTGCTCGCTCCGGAGCGGGAGTTCACGGGGCACGCACGCGTGGCGGAGCTCTTCGAGGGGCTGCCGGTGGCTCTGTTGGAGAGGGTCGGCTGA
- a CDS encoding M14 family zinc carboxypeptidase, which produces MSLLPELRYPTETEVVASARALTAHRPALCTLRQVGRSRAGRPLLLLSVGRAERAVLVVAGAHANEPTGGATLLDVAERVIRERELRADTSWHFLLCADPDGASLHVTPAPRSLFDYHRGFFRPAGQEQPEWSPAVLPPDRLPPETRALTGVIDELRPYLQVTLHGTDLGGSWVQLTKDIPGLAEPFAKSAAELNIPVETGASDAAGWPASGPGVHVMPSPGAGAAYPSMPDDARNSTWYHAHRYGGLTAIVEVPMWASDLVDDPVPHPAPAVALRRLAGRLLQDTLQVERVLADALPRLPGVDGPLLRAAKWGLELVPGLAADWMHTAPADNTRAYVGSVDAFARRLPLRAASMLLRVLTEHDDRAAPRLERLVAMWSEAFAERFRARWVPLEHQIEHQSRTVVAAARHARDRAA; this is translated from the coding sequence GTGAGTCTCCTGCCGGAGCTGCGCTACCCCACAGAGACCGAAGTCGTCGCGTCGGCACGGGCGTTGACCGCTCATCGGCCCGCCCTGTGCACCCTGCGGCAGGTCGGCCGGTCACGGGCGGGCAGGCCCCTGCTGCTGCTGTCCGTGGGCCGGGCGGAACGTGCCGTGCTCGTCGTCGCCGGCGCCCACGCCAACGAACCCACCGGCGGCGCCACCCTTCTCGACGTCGCCGAACGGGTCATCCGGGAGCGGGAGTTGCGGGCGGACACGTCCTGGCATTTCCTGCTGTGCGCGGACCCCGACGGAGCCAGCCTGCATGTGACGCCGGCGCCGCGCAGTCTGTTCGACTACCACCGCGGCTTCTTCCGGCCCGCGGGGCAGGAGCAGCCGGAGTGGTCGCCCGCGGTGCTGCCGCCCGACCGGCTGCCGCCCGAGACGCGTGCGCTGACCGGGGTCATCGACGAGCTGCGCCCCTACCTCCAGGTGACGCTGCACGGCACCGACCTGGGCGGCAGCTGGGTGCAGCTGACCAAGGACATACCGGGGCTCGCCGAGCCGTTCGCGAAGTCCGCGGCGGAGCTCAACATCCCGGTGGAGACAGGCGCGTCGGACGCCGCGGGCTGGCCCGCGTCCGGGCCCGGCGTGCATGTGATGCCCTCGCCGGGTGCCGGGGCGGCGTACCCGAGCATGCCGGACGACGCCCGCAACAGCACCTGGTACCACGCTCATCGGTACGGCGGTCTGACGGCGATCGTCGAGGTGCCGATGTGGGCGAGCGACTTGGTCGACGACCCGGTGCCGCATCCGGCTCCGGCGGTGGCGCTGCGCCGGCTGGCGGGGCGGCTGTTGCAGGACACGCTCCAGGTGGAGCGGGTGCTGGCCGACGCGCTGCCCCGGCTGCCCGGCGTCGACGGACCGCTGCTGCGGGCCGCGAAGTGGGGGCTGGAGCTGGTGCCGGGACTGGCCGCGGACTGGATGCACACGGCTCCGGCCGACAACACGCGCGCGTACGTGGGCAGTGTGGACGCGTTCGCTCGGCGGCTGCCACTGCGGGCGGCGTCGATGCTGCTGCGGGTGCTGACGGAGCACGACGACCGTGCGGCGCCGCGGCTGGAGCGGCTCGTGGCGATGTGGAGCGAGGCCTTCGCGGAGCGGTTCCGGGCCCGCTGGGTGCCGTTGGAGCACCAGATCGAGCACCAGTCCCGCACGGTGGTGGCGGCGGCGCGGCACGCGCGCGACCGGGCCGCGTGA
- a CDS encoding SSI family serine proteinase inhibitor, translating to MKNCTASKAARGALLAAAALLVTGTAPAQATARDTRAGDWLYLTVTKGDARSSDTRGTLLLCDPPQGHGHAAEACADLAAVDGDIAALPPKDGYCSMIYAPVTAHARGEWNGRPVEYTETFSNGCVMAGRTGSVFALDS from the coding sequence ATGAAGAACTGCACTGCATCGAAGGCGGCCCGGGGCGCTCTGCTCGCCGCGGCCGCCCTCCTCGTCACCGGCACGGCCCCCGCCCAGGCGACCGCGCGGGACACCCGCGCCGGCGACTGGCTCTACCTCACGGTCACCAAGGGCGACGCCCGCTCCAGCGACACCCGCGGCACCCTCCTGCTGTGCGACCCGCCCCAGGGGCACGGACACGCCGCCGAGGCCTGCGCGGACCTGGCGGCGGTCGACGGCGACATCGCGGCCCTCCCGCCGAAGGACGGCTACTGCTCGATGATCTACGCCCCGGTGACCGCACACGCGCGTGGGGAGTGGAACGGACGGCCCGTCGAGTACACCGAGACCTTCTCCAACGGATGTGTGATGGCAGGGCGCACGGGATCGGTGTTCGCCCTCGACAGCTGA
- a CDS encoding M14 family zinc carboxypeptidase produces MTPLLRYPSVDELGARAVALVARHPRDARLRPVGTSRAGTPLWLLSVGHGARQALVVAGPHANEPVGGATVLHLAESALADPTLTEAADATWNLLLCLDPDGLRRNERWLHGPYTLGRYFRHFFRPGFLEQPEWLPDGAAAVTLPETRALLDLQDELRPFLQCSLHGVDVGGGFVELTHDLPGLAGRVARIAGRLGIPRELGPYDTLYWPGLGPAVYRIPPPRRGDLAAAITEAAVESTWFHPYRHGTVTAVVEAPMWGVTAVEDGTPPVDVDAVLRLVSRTLRHDTGLLERLLARIRPHIAAVPDAERLLAPVDDYLLVCPGLADAWDPDVAGADGGHPLPPLSTAHLATLRISGRRLALRTAGLLHQLVTAAGTDPAGVLPELDRLIDMWCADYLDGCGARWIPVARQVEYQARVVQAAFELAAGRHARVGSRSGESGWGSQTAVPMHLE; encoded by the coding sequence CTGACGCCCCTCCTCCGCTACCCGTCCGTCGACGAACTCGGCGCCCGTGCCGTCGCACTCGTCGCCCGCCATCCACGCGACGCCAGGCTCCGCCCCGTCGGCACCTCCCGCGCGGGCACACCCCTGTGGCTGCTCTCCGTGGGCCACGGCGCCCGGCAGGCCCTCGTCGTCGCGGGCCCGCACGCCAACGAACCCGTGGGCGGCGCCACCGTCCTGCACCTGGCCGAGAGCGCCCTCGCCGACCCCACGCTCACCGAGGCAGCCGACGCCACCTGGAACCTGCTCCTCTGCCTCGACCCCGACGGACTGCGCCGCAACGAGCGCTGGCTGCACGGCCCGTACACCCTCGGCCGCTACTTCCGGCACTTCTTCAGGCCCGGCTTCCTGGAACAGCCCGAGTGGCTGCCCGACGGCGCCGCCGCGGTCACCCTGCCCGAGACCCGCGCCCTGCTCGACCTCCAGGACGAGCTGCGGCCCTTCCTCCAGTGCTCCCTGCACGGCGTCGACGTCGGCGGCGGCTTCGTCGAGCTCACCCACGACCTGCCCGGCCTCGCCGGGCGCGTCGCCCGCATCGCGGGCCGCCTCGGCATCCCGCGCGAACTCGGCCCGTACGACACCCTGTACTGGCCCGGTCTCGGCCCCGCCGTCTACCGCATCCCGCCCCCGCGCCGCGGCGACCTGGCCGCGGCCATCACCGAGGCAGCCGTCGAGTCCACCTGGTTCCACCCCTACCGGCACGGCACCGTGACCGCGGTCGTCGAGGCCCCCATGTGGGGCGTGACCGCCGTCGAGGACGGCACCCCGCCCGTCGACGTCGACGCCGTCCTGCGCCTCGTCAGCCGTACGCTGCGGCACGACACCGGGCTCCTGGAGCGCCTCCTCGCCCGCATCCGCCCGCACATCGCCGCCGTACCGGACGCGGAACGGCTGCTCGCCCCGGTGGACGACTATTTACTGGTCTGCCCCGGTCTCGCGGACGCCTGGGACCCCGATGTCGCCGGCGCCGACGGCGGCCACCCGCTGCCGCCGCTGAGCACCGCCCATCTGGCCACCCTGCGCATCTCCGGCCGGCGCCTCGCACTGCGCACGGCGGGACTGCTGCACCAGCTCGTCACGGCCGCGGGCACCGACCCGGCCGGCGTCCTGCCCGAACTGGACCGGCTCATCGACATGTGGTGCGCCGACTACCTCGACGGCTGTGGGGCGCGCTGGATCCCCGTCGCCCGTCAGGTGGAGTACCAGGCGCGCGTGGTGCAGGCCGCGTTCGAACTGGCGGCCGGGCGGCACGCGCGCGTGGGCTCTCGTTCGGGTGAGTCGGGGTGGGGTTCCCAGACGGCCGTGCCGATGCATCTGGAATGA
- a CDS encoding DUF1707 and FHA domain-containing protein, producing the protein MTSSFEFNTYPARLSDAERDKALKVLRDGVAMGRLSHDTFIRRMELALSARRSDELAALTADLPSESRLSRVVFGSVEAVSGFTQRLRRAWQAERLPKLLLPHPVGGHPLRIGRDPANGLRLSHETVSRVHAELSRQGGMWVLRDLGSTNGTTVNGRRVIGAAVVREGDQVGFGRMWFRLAAD; encoded by the coding sequence GTGACGTCGTCCTTCGAGTTCAACACGTACCCCGCGCGGCTCTCCGACGCGGAGCGCGACAAGGCGCTGAAGGTGCTCCGCGACGGCGTCGCCATGGGACGGCTGTCGCACGACACCTTCATCCGGCGGATGGAACTCGCGCTCTCCGCCCGCCGCTCGGACGAGCTCGCCGCGCTCACCGCGGACCTGCCCTCGGAGAGCCGCCTCTCCCGTGTGGTCTTCGGCTCCGTCGAGGCGGTCTCCGGCTTCACCCAGCGACTGCGCCGCGCCTGGCAGGCCGAGCGGCTGCCCAAGCTGCTGCTGCCCCACCCCGTGGGCGGTCACCCGCTGCGCATCGGCCGCGACCCCGCCAACGGCCTCCGCCTGAGCCACGAGACGGTCTCGCGCGTGCACGCCGAACTGAGCCGCCAGGGCGGCATGTGGGTGCTGCGCGACCTCGGCTCCACCAACGGCACGACGGTGAACGGACGGCGCGTCATCGGGGCGGCCGTCGTCCGCGAGGGCGACCAGGTCGGCTTCGGGCGGATGTGGTTCCGGCTCGCCGCGGACTGA
- the treZ gene encoding malto-oligosyltrehalose trehalohydrolase: MQFEVWAPQADRVTLQCDGATRALERDPERAGWWRGEAEAADGSRYGFALDDGPVLPDPRSRRQPNGPDGLSAVVDHGRHVWRTEWAGRPLPGAVLYELHVGTYTREGTLDAAADRLEHLVELGVTHVELMPLCPFPGRHGWGYEGVSLWAVHEPYGGPEALKRFVDRAHELGLGVVLDVVHNHLGPSGNYLPAFGPYFTDTHHTPWGSAVNLDAPGSDEVRAYLTGSALAWLRDYRLDGLRLDAVHALADTRACHFLEELSTAVDALAADLGRPLFLIAESDLNDPRLVTSRAEGGLGLHAQWNDDFHHCLHTALTGESQGYYADFGKAPLAALAKTLADGYFHDGTYSSFRGRHHGRPLDRNRVAAHRLLGYSQTHDQVGNRAQGDRLSASLSPGLLACAAALTLTAPFTPMLFMGEEWAAGTPWQFFTDHTDPELAEAVRRGRRREFAAHGWAEEDVPDPQDPATRERSCLDWSEPQDEPHARVLAWYRLLIALRHEQPDLTDPDLADTKVAYDERRRWLAFRRGDVRVAVNLAKETAAIPLGPRQARVLAAWEPVAAPGADGVLEVPGESCVVLLQE, encoded by the coding sequence GTGCAGTTCGAGGTGTGGGCACCGCAGGCAGACCGTGTGACGCTCCAGTGCGACGGCGCCACGCGCGCGTTGGAGCGCGATCCCGAACGCGCGGGGTGGTGGCGCGGCGAGGCCGAGGCGGCGGACGGCAGTCGCTACGGCTTCGCGCTCGACGACGGCCCCGTGCTGCCGGACCCGCGCTCGCGGCGCCAGCCGAACGGCCCGGACGGGCTGAGCGCGGTCGTCGACCATGGGCGTCACGTGTGGCGTACGGAGTGGGCGGGGCGCCCCCTGCCGGGCGCGGTCCTGTACGAGCTGCACGTGGGCACGTACACCCGCGAGGGCACCCTGGACGCGGCTGCGGACCGTCTTGAGCACCTGGTGGAACTGGGCGTCACCCATGTCGAGTTGATGCCGCTGTGCCCCTTCCCCGGGCGGCACGGCTGGGGTTACGAGGGCGTGTCGCTGTGGGCCGTGCACGAGCCGTACGGCGGCCCCGAGGCGCTGAAGCGGTTCGTGGACCGGGCGCACGAACTCGGGCTCGGCGTCGTCCTGGACGTCGTGCACAACCACCTGGGCCCGTCCGGCAATTACCTGCCCGCGTTCGGCCCGTACTTCACCGACACCCACCACACGCCGTGGGGTTCCGCGGTGAACCTGGACGCGCCGGGTTCCGACGAGGTGCGCGCGTATCTGACGGGCAGTGCGCTGGCGTGGCTGCGGGACTACCGGCTGGACGGGCTGCGCCTGGACGCGGTGCACGCGCTGGCGGACACGCGCGCGTGTCACTTCCTGGAGGAGCTGTCGACGGCGGTGGACGCCCTCGCCGCCGACCTGGGCCGGCCGCTCTTCCTGATCGCCGAGTCCGATCTGAACGACCCACGGCTGGTCACGTCCCGCGCGGAGGGCGGCCTCGGGCTGCACGCCCAGTGGAACGACGACTTCCATCACTGTCTGCACACCGCGCTGACCGGCGAGTCCCAGGGCTACTACGCCGACTTCGGCAAGGCACCCCTCGCGGCGCTGGCCAAGACACTGGCCGACGGGTACTTCCACGACGGCACCTACTCCAGCTTCCGCGGGCGGCACCACGGACGCCCGCTGGACCGCAACCGCGTGGCCGCGCACCGGCTGCTCGGCTACAGCCAGACCCACGACCAGGTCGGCAACCGCGCCCAGGGCGACCGGCTTTCGGCCTCCCTCTCCCCCGGCCTGCTGGCCTGCGCCGCCGCCCTGACGCTCACCGCGCCCTTCACGCCGATGCTGTTCATGGGCGAGGAGTGGGCGGCGGGGACGCCCTGGCAGTTCTTCACCGACCACACCGACCCGGAGCTCGCCGAGGCCGTACGGCGGGGCAGGCGGCGGGAGTTCGCGGCGCACGGCTGGGCCGAGGAGGACGTGCCCGACCCGCAGGACCCGGCGACCCGCGAGCGCTCCTGCCTGGACTGGTCCGAGCCGCAGGACGAGCCCCACGCGCGCGTGCTCGCCTGGTACCGCCTGCTCATCGCGTTGCGCCACGAACAGCCCGACCTCACCGACCCGGACCTGGCCGACACCAAGGTGGCCTACGACGAGCGGCGGCGCTGGCTGGCCTTCCGGCGCGGTGACGTACGGGTGGCGGTGAATCTGGCCAAGGAGACCGCCGCGATCCCTCTGGGGCCCCGTCAGGCGCGTGTGCTGGCGGCGTGGGAGCCGGTGGCGGCGCCTGGGGCGGACGGCGTGCTGGAGGTGCCCGGGGAGTCGTGCGTGGTGCTGCTCCAGGAGTGA
- a CDS encoding aminoglycoside phosphotransferase family protein — protein MTQAPTPTADTVRRLVRSLLKDASDTAGPDVRPVTESAEPATWWVGDRHVLRLAPDREATVRQRRELRLRDLVRAHVPVSVPTGIAHGEWAPGLTYTLDSKLPGGSAREHDVSAVGEADLAALLTGLREVPARQAETLGVPRIAPRSLEALRRGAERAAELLAAADEFDPVRLHQLTQPAAVQLAAQPGTAVLVHHGLTGDHLVVSADGRVRGVLGWADAVLGDPAEDIAGLALTVGAPAAVRAATLAGYGARPCLRGLWLARCDAVVGLATRLQGRDATPLPELRLRLSHAWEAILLERVTELREGEGEDL, from the coding sequence ATGACCCAGGCACCGACACCCACCGCGGACACCGTCCGCCGGCTGGTCCGTTCCCTCCTCAAGGACGCCTCCGACACGGCCGGGCCGGACGTCCGGCCGGTCACCGAGAGCGCCGAGCCCGCCACCTGGTGGGTCGGCGACCGGCATGTGCTGCGCCTGGCCCCCGACCGCGAGGCCACCGTGCGCCAGCGCCGCGAACTGCGCCTGCGTGACCTGGTCCGCGCCCATGTCCCGGTCTCCGTCCCGACCGGGATCGCCCACGGCGAGTGGGCGCCGGGCCTGACGTACACGCTCGACAGCAAGCTGCCCGGCGGCTCCGCGCGCGAGCACGACGTGTCCGCCGTCGGCGAGGCCGACCTGGCCGCGTTGCTCACCGGGCTGCGCGAGGTGCCCGCCCGGCAGGCCGAGACCCTGGGCGTGCCACGCATCGCCCCGCGCTCCCTGGAGGCGCTGCGCCGCGGTGCCGAACGCGCCGCCGAACTCCTCGCCGCCGCCGACGAGTTCGACCCCGTGCGCCTCCATCAGCTGACCCAGCCGGCCGCCGTGCAGCTCGCCGCGCAGCCCGGCACCGCCGTCCTCGTCCACCACGGCCTCACCGGCGACCACCTCGTCGTCAGCGCCGACGGCAGGGTGCGTGGCGTGCTCGGCTGGGCCGACGCGGTGCTCGGTGACCCCGCGGAGGACATCGCCGGGCTCGCGCTCACCGTCGGTGCGCCCGCCGCCGTGCGCGCCGCCACCCTCGCGGGCTACGGCGCCCGACCCTGCCTGCGCGGCCTGTGGCTCGCCCGCTGCGACGCGGTCGTCGGCCTCGCCACCCGCCTCCAGGGCCGCGACGCCACCCCACTGCCCGAACTGCGCCTCCGGCTCAGCCACGCCTGGGAGGCGATCCTGCTGGAACGGGTGACGGAGCTGCGGGAGGGCGAGGGGGAGGATCTCTGA
- a CDS encoding aminopeptidase P family protein, which yields MTGSTPAPFTADDYRARMERAARAAADAGLAGLLVAPGPDLVWLTGYAPTAITERLTLLVLAPGQDPVLVVPTLEAPDAAHAVGAPALTLRDWTDGKDPYAATATLLDSGGRFGISDNAWAMHLLGLQKTLPNTSYAALTDALPMLRAVKDAAELELLAAAGAAADATFEEIRKVPFGGRRESEVGADLADLLRRFGHSQVDFTIVASGPNGANPHHEVGDRVIERGDMVVLDFGGLKDGYGSDTSRTVHVGEPTDEERRVHDLVREAQEAGFRAVRPGVACQEVDRAARKVITDAGYGEYFIHRTGHGIGVTTHEPPYMIEGEEQPLVPGMCFSVEPGVYLPGRFGVRIEDIVTVTEDGGRRLNDTSREMVIVD from the coding sequence ATGACCGGGAGCACGCCCGCGCCCTTCACCGCCGACGACTACCGGGCCCGCATGGAGCGCGCCGCCCGGGCCGCCGCCGACGCCGGACTCGCCGGACTGCTCGTGGCCCCAGGGCCCGACCTGGTCTGGCTCACCGGCTACGCCCCCACCGCGATCACCGAACGGCTCACCCTGCTGGTCCTCGCCCCCGGCCAGGACCCCGTCCTCGTCGTCCCCACCCTGGAGGCCCCCGACGCCGCCCACGCCGTGGGCGCGCCCGCGCTGACCCTGCGCGACTGGACCGACGGCAAGGACCCCTACGCCGCCACGGCGACCCTTCTCGACTCCGGCGGCCGGTTCGGCATCAGCGACAACGCCTGGGCGATGCACCTGCTCGGTCTCCAGAAGACCCTGCCGAACACCTCCTACGCCGCCCTCACCGACGCCCTGCCGATGCTCCGGGCCGTCAAGGACGCGGCCGAACTGGAGCTCCTGGCAGCCGCGGGCGCGGCTGCCGACGCAACGTTCGAGGAGATCCGGAAGGTTCCCTTCGGCGGTCGCCGCGAGTCCGAGGTCGGCGCCGACCTCGCCGACCTGCTGCGCCGGTTCGGGCACTCCCAGGTCGACTTCACCATCGTCGCCTCGGGCCCCAACGGCGCCAACCCGCACCACGAGGTCGGCGACCGCGTCATCGAACGCGGCGACATGGTCGTCCTCGACTTCGGCGGCCTCAAGGACGGCTACGGCTCCGACACCTCCCGCACCGTCCACGTGGGCGAGCCCACCGACGAGGAGCGGCGTGTGCACGACCTCGTCCGCGAGGCCCAGGAGGCGGGCTTCCGAGCCGTGCGCCCCGGGGTCGCCTGCCAGGAGGTCGACCGGGCCGCCCGCAAGGTCATCACCGACGCCGGCTACGGCGAGTACTTCATCCACCGCACCGGCCACGGCATCGGCGTCACCACGCACGAACCGCCGTACATGATCGAGGGCGAGGAGCAGCCCCTCGTGCCCGGCATGTGCTTCTCCGTGGAACCCGGCGTCTATCTGCCCGGCCGCTTCGGCGTCCGCATCGAGGACATCGTCACGGTCACCGAGGACGGCGGCCGTCGCCTCAACGACACCAGCCGCGAGATGGTCATAGTGGACTGA
- a CDS encoding metallophosphoesterase: MLVLAHISDPHLDGSERATTRARRVRDHLWGLPGRVDALLVTGDIADHGAEAEYEEAARLLSDAPFPVLTCPGNHDCRAPYRKALLGLPAADGPVNSVRVFDDAAVLMCDSSIPGSDEGALDEETYDWIEATLDGLGGNRRALLAFHHPPVALHHPLPDAYQLRDADRLAALLDRRPEIAGLITGHAHTPAASVFAGRPLVVGPGVTWTLRLPWEGEQVADRDAPVGLAFHVLDDAGRLTSHFRVVT, from the coding sequence GTGCTCGTACTCGCGCACATCAGCGATCCGCATCTGGACGGAAGCGAACGGGCCACCACGCGCGCGAGGCGGGTGCGCGACCACTTGTGGGGGCTTCCGGGGCGGGTGGACGCGCTGCTGGTGACCGGCGACATCGCGGACCACGGCGCGGAGGCGGAGTACGAGGAGGCCGCGCGCCTGCTGAGCGACGCGCCGTTCCCCGTGCTGACCTGCCCGGGCAACCACGACTGCCGCGCCCCGTACCGCAAGGCGCTGCTCGGGCTGCCGGCGGCCGACGGGCCGGTCAACAGCGTGCGCGTCTTCGACGACGCGGCGGTGCTGATGTGCGACTCCAGCATTCCGGGCAGCGACGAAGGCGCCCTGGACGAGGAGACGTACGACTGGATCGAGGCGACGCTCGACGGGCTCGGCGGGAACCGGCGTGCGCTGCTCGCCTTCCATCACCCGCCGGTGGCGCTGCATCACCCGTTGCCGGACGCCTACCAGTTGCGGGACGCCGACCGGCTGGCCGCGCTGCTCGACCGCCGCCCCGAGATCGCGGGCCTGATCACGGGGCACGCCCACACCCCGGCGGCGAGCGTCTTCGCCGGGCGGCCGCTGGTCGTCGGGCCGGGGGTGACCTGGACGCTGCGGCTGCCGTGGGAGGGCGAACAGGTGGCCGACCGGGACGCGCCCGTGGGGCTGGCGTTCCACGTCCTGGACGACGCGGGGCGGCTCACGAGCCACTTCCGGGTGGTGACGTGA